From a region of the Neobacillus niacini genome:
- a CDS encoding AEC family transporter: protein MNQEFLYIIIIIGFGYLLKRLNILQEKDGAVISKIIFKITLPALVLVTFDSVKIETSLILLPVIVLVFGIITACLGLFVFKNEDRELKGSLLMLSSGFNVGLFAFPLVYAIWGIDGLTYFSMFDVGSSFIVFGICFIFASYYSEEGLKLNPVEILKKLGKSIPLMTYLIASILNLIHIQLPDTIIHVASKISGANMPLSLLLLGLFLNFKFDKQFIKPMMKFLAFRYGLGLIVGLVLYFILPFDTMFRYTILIGLLLPVAASALTFAVEFKYSTNSTRFIATMSNITILISIVILYIFANFI, encoded by the coding sequence ATGAATCAGGAATTTCTATATATTATTATCATCATTGGATTTGGGTATCTGTTAAAACGTTTAAATATTTTACAAGAAAAAGATGGGGCGGTGATTTCAAAAATTATTTTTAAAATCACCCTGCCTGCCTTGGTTCTTGTAACATTTGATTCCGTAAAGATAGAAACGTCTTTAATCCTTTTACCCGTAATTGTACTCGTTTTTGGAATTATCACAGCCTGTTTGGGCTTATTCGTGTTTAAAAATGAAGATAGAGAACTAAAGGGTTCACTTTTAATGCTATCTTCGGGGTTTAATGTAGGCTTATTTGCATTTCCTTTAGTTTATGCAATCTGGGGAATAGATGGCTTAACTTATTTTAGTATGTTTGATGTTGGATCATCGTTTATCGTCTTCGGAATTTGTTTTATTTTTGCAAGTTATTATTCAGAAGAAGGTCTCAAACTAAATCCTGTGGAAATTCTGAAAAAATTGGGCAAGTCTATTCCATTAATGACCTATCTTATTGCTAGCATTCTAAATCTAATCCATATTCAGTTACCAGACACAATCATTCATGTTGCTAGTAAAATCTCTGGAGCAAATATGCCGTTGTCTTTATTGCTATTAGGACTCTTTTTAAATTTTAAATTTGATAAACAATTCATAAAGCCTATGATGAAATTTTTGGCTTTCCGATATGGTTTAGGTCTTATCGTTGGTTTAGTCTTATACTTCATCCTTCCCTTCGATACCATGTTCCGATATACCATTCTGATTGGACTTTTACTGCCAGTTGCAGCTTCTGCTCTAACATTTGCAGTTGAATTCAAATATAGTACGAACAGCACCCGTTTTATAGCCACGATGTCCAATATAACAATTTTAATTAGTATTGTTATTTTGTATATTTTCGCTAACTTTATTTAA
- a CDS encoding ABC transporter ATP-binding protein yields MSKKPIFKEHFVLHKWSYLLGTILLTVSLVLQLFVPVLLKSFTDGLQNESIHVSDLWELSLWFVCVGLGAFLFRSSGRIYIFKMSRILERDLRSALFSHWERLQTEYYQNQRIGNLMAHAVNDVNIMRQIVMQGYFQMVEAAVLISISVFMMASTIHFYLTLLVLLPLPGLTYIAYRFRSKIQTHSLKVQEAIGTLTSRVQEFCSGISVIKTYTQEEEERKKFTNDNQDNVEVNKQLIRANSLFSSLSQGIVGLSYLISIVFGSILVMKSSISLGDFVAFNTYLSLLIAPIENIGKVINLLQQGKAADNRIREVLTTEPTILDEAGITPITTIQGNISLRNLSFKYQRGKESALKNINVTIPKGTSLAIVGKVGSGKSTLVNLLLRLYNPPKNSIFIDDHDILDVPLKTLRESVAYVPQDNFLFSTSIKENIAFDPNPYQDEQVFHAARQAHVYQDIIDLPDKFDTELGERGLSLSGGQRQRVSIARALIKPSPIIIFDDSLSAVDSKTETNILNTLRTQMKSRTSIIISHRISTIQEADQIIVLDKGEIVERGTHQSLLKQDGIYKKMFTQQTTEFTWPTLNGRKILIKKRRR; encoded by the coding sequence ATGAGTAAAAAACCAATCTTTAAGGAGCATTTTGTTCTACATAAATGGAGTTATCTGCTGGGTACAATCCTTTTAACTGTCTCCCTTGTGTTGCAATTATTTGTCCCCGTTTTATTAAAATCGTTCACAGATGGGCTTCAAAATGAATCCATTCATGTTTCTGATTTATGGGAGTTGTCTCTATGGTTTGTTTGTGTCGGACTCGGTGCTTTTCTATTTCGGTCGAGTGGCCGCATTTATATATTCAAAATGTCAAGAATCCTAGAGAGGGACTTACGGAGTGCATTGTTTTCACATTGGGAGAGGCTGCAGACTGAATATTATCAAAACCAGCGAATTGGGAATTTGATGGCTCATGCCGTAAACGATGTCAATATCATGAGGCAAATCGTTATGCAGGGATATTTTCAGATGGTTGAAGCTGCTGTGCTTATTTCAATCTCTGTATTTATGATGGCTAGTACAATACATTTCTATTTAACGTTACTGGTCTTATTACCTTTACCAGGATTAACGTATATTGCCTATCGTTTCCGGTCAAAGATTCAAACGCATTCCTTGAAAGTACAAGAAGCGATTGGGACATTGACAAGCCGAGTTCAAGAATTTTGTTCGGGGATTAGTGTTATCAAAACCTATACCCAAGAGGAAGAAGAACGGAAGAAATTTACTAACGATAATCAGGACAATGTCGAGGTCAATAAACAGTTAATCCGTGCAAATTCGCTGTTCTCCTCTTTAAGTCAGGGAATTGTCGGATTAAGTTATTTAATTTCTATCGTATTTGGCTCGATTTTAGTGATGAAGAGTAGCATTTCTCTTGGCGATTTTGTTGCTTTTAATACCTATTTATCTTTGTTGATTGCCCCAATTGAAAACATTGGAAAGGTCATAAATCTCCTCCAGCAGGGTAAAGCAGCAGATAACCGAATTCGTGAGGTTTTAACCACGGAACCTACTATTCTAGATGAAGCAGGGATTACGCCTATAACCACTATTCAAGGTAATATTAGTCTCAGGAATTTATCTTTCAAGTACCAAAGGGGTAAAGAGAGTGCATTAAAGAATATCAACGTTACCATCCCCAAAGGAACTAGTTTAGCCATTGTTGGAAAAGTAGGAAGCGGAAAGTCAACCTTAGTCAATTTGCTCTTACGATTATACAATCCTCCTAAAAATTCAATATTTATCGATGATCATGATATCCTAGATGTTCCGTTAAAAACTCTGCGGGAATCGGTTGCATACGTCCCACAAGACAATTTTTTATTTTCCACGTCCATAAAAGAAAATATTGCCTTTGACCCAAATCCCTATCAAGATGAACAGGTATTCCATGCAGCAAGGCAAGCACACGTTTATCAAGATATTATCGATCTCCCTGATAAATTTGACACTGAATTAGGAGAAAGAGGGCTTTCTTTATCAGGAGGACAACGTCAGCGTGTTAGTATCGCAAGAGCCTTGATAAAACCTTCTCCTATTATCATTTTTGATGACAGCCTTTCAGCAGTAGATTCTAAAACAGAAACCAATATTTTAAACACACTGAGAACACAAATGAAAAGTCGAACTTCCATCATTATTAGCCACCGAATTTCTACGATACAAGAAGCCGATCAAATCATTGTATTAGATAAAGGGGAGATTGTCGAAAGGGGCACACATCAGTCTCTGTTAAAACAGGATGGAATTTACAAAAAAATGTTTACTCAGCAAACCACGGAGTTTACCTGGCCAACACTTAATGGAAGAAAGATCCTCATCAAGAAAAGGAGGAGATAA
- a CDS encoding alpha-galactosidase: MLKKIITTFVSCSIVLSGIFSVSTFAPIEASASSYNELAERPFMGWSSWSSIRKKPTEDKIKAAADVLASRFKSHGYEYVNLDDYYMLDWRTTVDEYGRWAVDPEKFPNGMKALGDYIHNKGLKFGHYVTLGIPKAAVDQNTPIEGTPYHAKDIVDFSKGQKKNFNYNEMYAIDFSKPGAQEFIDSWARLFASYGIDYIKIDGVRNQDIADVEAWAKALEKTGRPIHVELSNNLDIKHISTWKQLSNGWRTDHDVEAYGTPYLASWKKITRRFDDVALWQPHAGPGGWNDLDSLNVANGSKDGLTNEEKISYVSLWAIAASQFVIGNDLTKLDDFGLSLLTNDEILGVNQSGVAGKRLYKKGDTQVFYQSLPDGSYNIALFNTGSSTLDVTVKWTDLGVKGAALVRDLWSHQDLGSMEKGFTSTLSSHGSRMIKVVPASALTVSPESGATGANPSKVTLNWAAVPNVDSYHVQVATDPSLKNIIVDQTVSLPNSDVKNLEKDTRYYWKVSSLSGEKVNQIGIYSFHTEITKAPNEPDWVLADRQNNDSVSLSWNPTFGAESYTVYRKEVNILGLSSDYKQIASDISNPNYMDNSAKLKSGVTYSYKVTASNKLGESKKSTEGYSDDQSSVKKTALLIVSFTLGALAIIFIIARIKSKSTKQADLANKRAS, encoded by the coding sequence ATGCTTAAGAAAATAATCACAACTTTTGTTTCCTGCTCAATTGTGCTGTCTGGTATTTTTTCCGTTTCTACATTCGCTCCAATAGAAGCAAGTGCTTCTTCCTATAATGAACTGGCAGAACGTCCCTTTATGGGGTGGAGCAGCTGGAGTTCGATTCGAAAAAAGCCGACAGAGGATAAGATTAAAGCAGCAGCAGATGTGCTGGCTTCAAGATTTAAATCGCACGGCTATGAATATGTTAATCTTGATGATTATTATATGCTCGATTGGCGAACTACAGTTGATGAATATGGCAGGTGGGCCGTTGACCCTGAGAAGTTCCCTAACGGAATGAAAGCACTTGGGGACTATATTCATAATAAGGGATTGAAGTTCGGCCACTATGTAACACTTGGGATTCCAAAAGCAGCGGTCGATCAAAATACACCAATTGAAGGGACACCTTATCATGCGAAGGATATCGTGGACTTTAGCAAAGGGCAAAAGAAAAACTTTAATTATAATGAAATGTATGCCATCGATTTTTCGAAGCCAGGTGCACAGGAATTTATTGATTCATGGGCAAGATTGTTTGCCTCGTATGGCATAGATTACATTAAAATTGATGGTGTTAGAAACCAGGATATAGCTGATGTCGAAGCATGGGCAAAGGCACTCGAGAAAACAGGCAGACCCATACACGTGGAGTTGTCCAATAACCTCGATATTAAACATATCTCTACCTGGAAACAATTATCAAATGGCTGGCGAACAGACCATGATGTAGAGGCTTATGGGACACCCTATCTTGCTTCTTGGAAAAAGATAACAAGACGATTTGATGATGTTGCCCTGTGGCAGCCTCATGCAGGTCCTGGCGGCTGGAATGACTTAGATTCACTGAATGTAGCAAATGGCAGCAAGGATGGGTTAACAAATGAAGAGAAAATTTCATACGTTTCTCTTTGGGCGATTGCGGCTTCTCAATTTGTTATTGGAAACGACCTGACTAAGCTGGATGATTTCGGATTAAGTCTATTAACCAATGATGAGATTCTAGGTGTCAATCAGAGCGGGGTCGCTGGAAAGCGATTATATAAAAAGGGTGACACTCAGGTATTTTACCAAAGCCTTCCCGACGGTTCTTATAATATAGCGCTTTTTAATACCGGCTCATCTACACTTGATGTAACTGTTAAATGGACAGATTTAGGGGTTAAAGGAGCTGCATTGGTACGTGATTTGTGGAGTCATCAAGATTTAGGAAGTATGGAAAAAGGCTTTACCTCTACGTTATCATCTCATGGTTCACGTATGATCAAAGTAGTGCCAGCTTCAGCGCTTACTGTCTCCCCTGAAAGTGGAGCAACTGGAGCGAACCCTTCCAAGGTCACGTTAAACTGGGCGGCAGTGCCTAATGTCGACAGTTACCACGTACAGGTAGCGACAGATCCAAGTTTAAAAAATATTATAGTTGATCAAACTGTCTCTTTACCAAATTCAGATGTAAAGAACCTGGAAAAAGATACTCGTTATTACTGGAAGGTATCCTCATTATCGGGAGAAAAGGTAAACCAGATTGGCATTTATTCCTTCCACACGGAAATAACGAAAGCTCCAAACGAGCCAGATTGGGTGTTGGCGGACAGGCAAAATAATGATTCTGTGTCACTCAGCTGGAATCCAACCTTTGGAGCAGAATCCTACACGGTCTATCGGAAAGAAGTTAATATCCTTGGTTTAAGCAGCGACTACAAACAGATCGCTTCTGACATATCAAATCCAAATTACATGGATAATAGCGCTAAGTTAAAAAGTGGCGTCACCTATTCATATAAAGTAACAGCATCCAACAAGTTAGGTGAAAGTAAAAAATCGACAGAAGGATATTCTGATGACCAATCCTCTGTAAAGAAGACAGCTCTTCTTATTGTTTCTTTTACCTTAGGAGCTTTAGCAATTATTTTTATTATTGCTAGAATCAAATCTAAATCTACTAAACAAGCAGACTTGGCAAATAAACGTGCTTCTTAG
- a CDS encoding uracil-DNA glycosylase family protein: protein MIHLDQQIIEKKPKLVLCLGNVAVQSFFRNPEADVKALRGTWHNVQGYQTTVAYHPLAVRRRPNLWSYFLHDLEFVAEGYHHLKD from the coding sequence ATGATTCATTTAGATCAACAAATTATAGAAAAAAAGCCCAAACTTGTCCTATGCTTAGGGAATGTGGCTGTTCAATCGTTTTTTCGAAACCCGGAAGCAGATGTAAAAGCATTGCGAGGAACATGGCACAATGTTCAGGGCTATCAAACCACGGTGGCTTATCATCCACTGGCTGTAAGACGACGCCCAAACTTATGGTCATATTTTTTACATGATTTGGAGTTTGTTGCAGAGGGGTACCATCATTTAAAGGATTAG
- a CDS encoding uracil-DNA glycosylase family protein, with protein MSTFCPELWPEDPTPDNLENCRECGLDQHGSRMVWGEGNPEAPIMVILDNPGAREDRQGDPVVCGTRQTLQQAASEAGLKKDDLYVTYILKRRPVRAYNKDEVRKPV; from the coding sequence ATGTCTACGTTTTGTCCTGAATTATGGCCGGAGGATCCGACACCAGATAACCTTGAAAACTGCCGTGAATGTGGTCTTGATCAGCACGGGTCACGTATGGTCTGGGGTGAAGGAAATCCGGAAGCACCGATTATGGTGATTCTAGATAATCCAGGAGCCAGGGAGGACCGTCAAGGGGACCCAGTTGTTTGCGGAACAAGACAGACATTACAACAAGCAGCAAGTGAAGCAGGCTTGAAAAAGGACGACTTGTACGTGACATATATCCTTAAAAGAAGGCCAGTGCGTGCCTATAACAAGGATGAGGTACGCAAACCTGTATGA
- a CDS encoding ATP-binding protein — protein sequence MIESLLLNFLFLLFPVLTFLIFFESRFHTYNQYFLTLLSSISMVLCMAFPIRLEIGFIFDLRYIPFLIIALFGGFKFTFPLFIVLNAYRFLVGGEGTIHSFIFASVIFIIVPLLHKWFMNQSTKKRIWSAVMVSILTMLLYLTILGTLLPVLNREFWTLTINALTTHAVVMFIIMILIEQILANIKKRESIQQSERFNIISELSASVAHEIRNPLTVTNGFLQLLKNSQNITQEEKKYIDFSLVELKRAERIVSDFLAFAKPQSENMIFSNLKEETEYVKDIITPFSNMHQVDIQYKFTNTLNIQYDKNQMQQCLLNLYKNGIESMIENGGVLSINVTELKNDIIIKIKDTGVGMTKKEVLQLGRPYYSTKNEGTGLGMLMVYSTINKLNGKIEVESEKGKGTTFIISIPA from the coding sequence TTGATAGAATCATTGCTTTTGAATTTCCTTTTTTTACTATTTCCGGTTTTAACTTTTCTAATTTTCTTTGAAAGTAGGTTCCATACATATAATCAATACTTTCTTACACTCCTTTCATCTATTTCTATGGTTTTATGTATGGCATTTCCTATAAGATTAGAAATCGGCTTTATTTTTGATTTACGCTATATCCCTTTTCTAATTATTGCTCTTTTTGGAGGATTTAAGTTTACGTTCCCACTATTTATTGTTTTAAATGCGTATCGGTTTTTAGTTGGTGGGGAAGGTACTATTCATTCGTTTATTTTTGCTTCTGTCATTTTTATAATAGTACCACTCTTACATAAATGGTTTATGAATCAAAGTACAAAGAAACGAATTTGGAGTGCCGTAATGGTCTCTATTCTGACTATGCTCCTGTACCTTACAATTTTGGGTACATTATTGCCAGTATTGAATAGGGAATTCTGGACATTAACCATCAATGCTTTAACTACTCATGCTGTCGTCATGTTCATTATCATGATTTTAATAGAGCAAATACTTGCTAATATTAAGAAGCGTGAATCAATTCAACAGTCGGAAAGATTTAATATAATCAGTGAATTATCAGCTAGTGTTGCCCATGAAATTAGAAATCCACTTACAGTTACAAATGGATTCCTACAGCTTCTAAAAAATTCTCAAAACATTACGCAAGAAGAGAAAAAGTATATTGATTTTTCATTAGTAGAATTAAAAAGAGCTGAAAGAATTGTAAGCGACTTTCTAGCATTTGCTAAGCCTCAAAGTGAAAACATGATTTTTTCTAATCTTAAAGAGGAAACAGAATATGTTAAAGACATAATTACTCCATTTTCCAATATGCACCAGGTTGACATCCAATATAAGTTTACTAACACATTAAATATTCAGTATGATAAAAATCAGATGCAGCAATGCTTATTGAATTTATATAAAAATGGGATTGAATCTATGATAGAAAATGGCGGGGTCCTTTCTATCAATGTAACCGAACTTAAGAATGACATCATTATAAAAATTAAAGATACTGGGGTCGGCATGACTAAGAAAGAAGTGTTACAATTAGGAAGACCCTATTATTCTACGAAGAATGAAGGAACAGGTCTTGGCATGTTGATGGTTTATAGTACAATCAATAAACTAAATGGAAAGATCGAAGTAGAGAGTGAAAAAGGGAAAGGAACTACGTTTATCATTTCTATTCCTGCTTAA
- a CDS encoding GerAB/ArcD/ProY family transporter: MKKYFTTVLEFYTYLFFLFNLTKNSFALQSKILKTGVMAVLFAGMYFTLNMLLLISVLGTDVLSRSAFPALKAASFIDIAGIIQRLDSFVIILVVFLGFIKVAMF; the protein is encoded by the coding sequence ATAAAAAAATATTTTACTACAGTATTGGAATTTTATACATACCTGTTTTTCTTATTTAACTTAACTAAAAATTCCTTTGCTTTACAATCAAAAATATTGAAAACGGGAGTGATGGCAGTCCTATTTGCAGGAATGTATTTTACCTTAAACATGCTTTTATTAATTAGTGTACTAGGAACTGACGTCTTATCGAGATCTGCATTTCCTGCACTTAAAGCCGCCAGTTTTATAGATATTGCAGGAATTATTCAGCGTTTAGATTCATTTGTCATCATTTTAGTTGTGTTCTTAGGATTTATAAAAGTGGCCATGTTTTGA
- a CDS encoding AraC family transcriptional regulator: MDFGGLTSKLNELTFSLLLAGYKTCPPNWSKKGKKPLYHSLWFITKGTGEVIINGNKYDISPGKLIVFTPGMLYDKKSSPSNPLEFYFIRFSYAGAYEKKEQWHFKQPQEISFPLEGVYPIKNSSGVALLFDEIHTLSKRRGSTIAFRRKILFQELLLTLIQDFHAQSISKDTRQVIEETIDFIGHHYHHAITLTDLAKMAGLSKSHYSRLFKKNTGYSPIEYLTHLRIDRAKELLAHSDIRVKEVSQNVGYEDELYFSRLFKKIVGVSPSQFSDEQKLLDQ, from the coding sequence ATGGATTTTGGCGGCCTAACTTCTAAACTAAATGAGCTAACATTTTCGTTATTGTTAGCAGGTTACAAAACTTGTCCTCCCAACTGGAGTAAAAAAGGGAAAAAGCCCCTCTATCATTCACTTTGGTTTATTACAAAAGGAACGGGCGAAGTAATCATAAATGGTAATAAGTATGATATTTCACCAGGAAAACTGATCGTTTTTACACCTGGTATGTTATACGACAAAAAATCTTCCCCTTCAAATCCTCTTGAGTTTTATTTTATACGATTTTCTTATGCAGGTGCCTATGAAAAAAAAGAGCAATGGCATTTCAAACAGCCTCAGGAAATATCTTTTCCATTAGAAGGAGTTTATCCTATCAAAAACAGCTCAGGAGTGGCACTATTGTTCGATGAAATCCATACTTTGTCTAAACGTAGAGGCTCAACGATTGCTTTTAGACGAAAAATCCTATTTCAAGAACTATTACTAACCTTGATACAGGACTTCCATGCTCAATCGATTTCTAAGGACACAAGACAAGTGATTGAGGAAACAATTGATTTTATAGGTCACCATTATCATCACGCTATTACCTTAACAGACTTGGCAAAAATGGCAGGCTTAAGTAAAAGTCACTACTCCAGACTTTTCAAAAAAAATACCGGCTACAGTCCGATTGAATATTTAACCCATTTACGGATTGACCGGGCCAAGGAGCTTCTGGCACATTCTGATATAAGGGTCAAAGAGGTAAGTCAAAATGTTGGTTATGAGGATGAACTCTACTTCAGTCGACTTTTCAAAAAAATCGTTGGAGTCTCCCCTAGTCAATTCAGTGATGAGCAAAAATTATTAGACCAATAG
- a CDS encoding ABC transporter ATP-binding protein — protein sequence MFAKPYRKLLFFSLLLTGFIVIASLAQPFIIKVAIDSYIKMNDYQGMMYLGIIYFILIMVSSICTYFQNNTLQFTGQYVIYDFRQAVFKHFSVMQMDFFRQNPIGRLVTRITHDVEALNQLYSQVIVNLVKEVLILIGIIALMLYMSVKLTLICFLVIPIIAIVTFYFKRVLRETQRKLRSILSSLLSYLAENLSGMSVIQLFARERKQLDRFNELNEEHYRAGMRQTVINSIFNPSIGLFGNISLALLVWYGGRSVVDETITFGTVYAFTHYVRQFFEPLRGLADRFNQIQAALASAERIFETLETKPTIVNPAQPMKLPEKVKGNIVFNHVWFAYKNEEWVLKDVHFRINQGETVGIVGATGAGKSSIIQLINRFYDNQKGIISLDGINIKNVLLNDLRRHIGIIQQDAFVFSGTVFDNIRLNHNAVSNEEIIKAAKAVNIDSFFSMLPQGYNTMLGEEGTVLSAGQKQLLSFLRAMIADNDVLILDEATANIDTESEQAVQAALREMSKNRTTIIIAHRLSTIQQADKIIVLDKGRIVEMGNHQQLLKNQMVYYDLCKNQNKGKTLKI from the coding sequence ATGTTCGCAAAACCCTATCGAAAACTCCTCTTTTTTTCATTACTGCTAACAGGATTTATTGTAATAGCCAGTTTAGCTCAGCCATTTATTATTAAAGTGGCAATCGACTCTTACATCAAGATGAACGATTATCAAGGGATGATGTATTTAGGCATTATCTATTTCATATTAATAATGGTTTCTTCTATTTGTACCTATTTCCAAAATAATACCCTTCAATTTACAGGGCAGTATGTAATATATGATTTTAGGCAAGCCGTGTTTAAGCACTTTTCCGTCATGCAGATGGATTTTTTTAGGCAAAACCCGATTGGCAGATTGGTAACAAGGATTACCCATGATGTTGAGGCTTTGAACCAACTCTACTCGCAAGTGATTGTGAACTTAGTAAAAGAAGTATTGATTCTGATTGGAATTATTGCCCTAATGTTATATATGAGTGTAAAACTTACCCTGATTTGCTTTTTAGTAATACCTATCATAGCAATCGTCACTTTTTATTTTAAAAGGGTATTACGTGAAACACAGAGGAAGCTAAGGAGTATTCTTTCATCGCTTCTGTCCTATCTAGCTGAAAATCTCTCCGGCATGAGTGTTATTCAACTATTTGCCCGCGAAAGAAAACAGCTGGATCGGTTTAATGAATTAAATGAGGAGCATTATCGGGCTGGGATGCGTCAAACGGTAATCAATTCGATTTTTAATCCATCCATAGGATTATTTGGAAATATTTCGCTTGCACTTTTGGTTTGGTATGGAGGAAGAAGTGTAGTAGATGAAACCATCACCTTTGGTACCGTGTATGCGTTTACTCATTATGTTAGGCAATTCTTTGAACCACTCAGAGGTTTAGCAGACAGGTTTAATCAAATACAAGCCGCTCTTGCATCAGCTGAACGGATCTTTGAAACCTTAGAAACAAAACCAACGATCGTAAACCCTGCCCAGCCTATGAAACTTCCAGAAAAAGTTAAAGGAAACATTGTATTTAACCATGTTTGGTTTGCTTACAAGAATGAAGAATGGGTATTAAAGGATGTTCATTTTCGAATCAATCAAGGAGAAACCGTGGGGATTGTGGGTGCAACAGGTGCGGGCAAAAGTTCGATCATTCAACTCATTAACCGGTTTTATGATAATCAAAAGGGAATAATCAGCCTAGATGGAATAAACATTAAAAATGTTCTCTTAAATGACCTTAGAAGACACATCGGAATCATTCAACAAGATGCATTCGTCTTTTCAGGGACAGTGTTTGACAATATTCGCTTGAATCATAACGCTGTAAGTAATGAAGAAATTATAAAAGCCGCTAAGGCTGTAAACATTGATTCTTTTTTTAGCATGCTGCCGCAAGGGTATAATACGATGCTAGGAGAGGAAGGAACCGTATTGTCGGCGGGACAAAAGCAGCTGCTTTCCTTTTTAAGAGCAATGATTGCAGATAATGATGTACTTATTCTTGATGAAGCGACAGCCAATATTGATACTGAATCAGAACAAGCGGTTCAAGCCGCATTAAGAGAAATGTCCAAGAATCGAACAACGATCATCATTGCACATCGACTTTCCACCATTCAACAAGCAGATAAAATCATTGTCTTAGATAAAGGTAGAATTGTAGAAATGGGAAATCATCAACAGCTGCTAAAGAACCAAATGGTGTACTATGATTTATGCAAGAATCAGAATAAAGGGAAAACTTTAAAGATTTAA
- a CDS encoding neutral zinc metallopeptidase, with protein MLWKGRRKSSNVEDRRGMGIGGKTVIGGGIGSIVVILLFALLGGNPGDLMNTTPTNQNTPMNVSTQEEELADFVSVVLADTEDVWSAEFEKRGMVYENPKLVLFRDSVQSACGAANSAVGPFYCPGDHKLYIDLSFYQELKQRFQAPGDFAMAYVIAHEVGHHVQTLLHSGEEASQAEKQTNEYSVRFELQADYLAGVWAHYAEGKGYLEKGDLEEALNAAHAVGDDNIQKKAQGYVVPESFTHGTSEQRERWFNKGFKTGTLEGGDTFNAKSL; from the coding sequence ATGCTTTGGAAAGGAAGACGGAAAAGTTCAAATGTTGAGGACCGCAGAGGTATGGGCATTGGTGGAAAAACGGTGATTGGAGGAGGGATTGGCAGTATTGTGGTCATTCTCCTCTTTGCACTGCTCGGCGGGAACCCAGGAGATTTAATGAACACGACTCCAACCAATCAAAACACTCCTATGAATGTATCTACACAAGAAGAGGAATTGGCGGATTTCGTTTCTGTAGTCCTTGCTGATACAGAAGATGTATGGTCAGCTGAATTCGAAAAACGAGGCATGGTTTACGAAAATCCCAAACTCGTTTTGTTTAGGGATAGCGTTCAGTCGGCCTGTGGCGCGGCTAATTCCGCTGTGGGACCTTTCTATTGTCCGGGTGATCACAAACTTTATATTGATTTAAGTTTTTATCAGGAACTAAAGCAAAGATTCCAAGCACCTGGAGACTTTGCGATGGCGTATGTAATTGCCCATGAGGTTGGCCACCATGTACAGACCCTTTTACATAGTGGAGAAGAAGCTTCGCAAGCCGAGAAGCAGACCAATGAATATTCAGTTCGATTTGAATTGCAGGCTGACTACTTGGCCGGTGTATGGGCGCACTATGCAGAAGGGAAGGGCTACCTAGAAAAAGGTGACCTTGAAGAGGCACTAAATGCAGCACATGCGGTTGGAGATGATAATATCCAGAAAAAAGCGCAAGGCTACGTTGTACCTGAAAGCTTTACTCACGGAACCTCTGAGCAGAGGGAAAGATGGTTTAATAAAGGATTCAAAACTGGTACCTTAGAGGGCGGAGACACATTTAACGCAAAAAGTCTTTAA